From the Deinococcus aestuarii genome, the window CTGCCTTCCCCTGCTGTGCGCGTGCAGCCAGGCCAGCGTGCCCGAACAGCTCACCCTTTACACGGATTCGGTCCTGGTGGAGTGCGGCGGCTTCACGGTCCCCGGCTCCATAGCCTGCTTCCAGACGTACCGCCTGCCGGAAAACACCCCCTACCATCGCTTCTTCAGGAACGAAATCCAGGGGTTCACCTTCGAAGCAGGCTCCGAGTACACCCTGCTCGTCTCCGTGAAGCGCATCGAAAACCCACCTGCGGACGGGTCGAGCCTGGAGTACACCCTGATTGGTGTGCTGGATCAGCGTCGCCCCTAGCCAGCTTCGCTCGCGCTCAGGACGACAATTCTTCTTTCGTCAAACGCTCCAGGGAACGGACGCACCGGGCACGTCATCCCCCAGCGTCCTCTGGTAAGGCTGGGCGTGCTGAGCCTGCCGCGCTGTCACCGAGCGGAAAGACGAGGGCTCCCTCCAGACTCGGAAGGGAGCCCTTCGCACTTGCCCGCCCTTAGCTGTTGTTGTTCTCGCTCGGCACGCTCACGCCCTGGAGGGCCTGCTCGTCGGCGTTGCCAATGGCGCGCACGGCGAGGTCACCGAGGCTGACCATCCCCACGACCCGCCCGTTCTCGGTCACGGGAATGCGGCGCAGTTGCTGGCGGCCCATCTCGTCGGCGGCGTCCTCCACGCTGGTGTCCGCGTCCATCGTGAACACGTCGCCGGTCGTGTAGTCGGTGACCGCCGTGCCGTAGTCGTGCCCGTAGGCGACCGCCCGGATCACGATGTCGCGGTCGGTGATGATGCCGGTGGGTCGGTCGCCCTCCATGACCAGCACGGCGCCGATGTCCTGTTCCAGCATCAGGGTGGCGACCTCCTTGAGCGTCGCCTGCGGGTCCACGGCGATGGGGTTGGGCGTCATGATGTCTCGAAGTGTCGGCATAGGTGAACCGTAAGCCCCGGGGCGCCGTCCTCTCGTGGGAACTTGCTAAAGAAGGCCACGAAAAGGGGAAGGCGCCCACTCCGGCGCCTTCCCCTGCTGACTGCTGATCGCTGACGGCTGACCGCCTACCTCATCAGCCAGTCGAAGCTCGTCTTCATCAGGGCACTGCGGCTCTGGGGCGAGAGCCCTTCCAGCCCGAAGCCCATGTTCACGGTGCGGTACTTGCCCGCGTCGTTCACCACGATGGCTCCGGCGTTCTCGCCCGCGTTCTGGGCCGTGACGCGGGGGCGCGCCGAAGGCTGCTGGCCCTGGAAGACCTGGCGCAGGATGGTGCCGACCACGTTGGCGGCGAGGCGCTCGACGAGTCCGCGCGGGTCCTGGACCTTCTGCTGGGCGCGGCTGCGGTTGGCGTCCACCCGGATGCTCTGGGCGGTGATCGTGCCCGCATTCGCGTTCGCGCTGCCCCAGCCCGCGACGACCGCGCTGCCGCCGAGGTCGGCGATCACGTCGGGGTAATACTGGTTCTTCGCGCTGCCGTCGGCGTTCAGGGTGAAGGCCGTGTTGCCGAAGGCCCCGCGCGTCACGAGTTTCGGCGTGCCGCCGCTGTCGGCCACGAAGCGCGTCTTGAGCACGTCCCGGTAGAAGTCGCCCGCGCCGATGTCGTAGCCGATGTCCTGCCCGGTGACAAGGAGGCGACCGCCGCCCGCGAGGTACTGGCGCAACGTGTTCTGGTCCTGCGCGGTGAGCGTGTTCTGGTACTGCTCGCCCGTCGCCCAGACCACGAGGTCGGCCTGCCGCAGCTCGCTCAGGGGCACGGGGCCCTGCGCCTGCACGTTCCACACGAAGGCCCCGCCGGACGCGGCGTTCGCCTTGACGGCATCGCGCAGCGCCCCCGTCACGTCGGCGCCCTGCCCCATGTCGTCGTCCACGAGGAGGACGCTGGGTTTCTTGCCCGCGCTCGGGGCGGGGGTCGGCGCGGGAGCCGGGGCCGGGGCCGGAGCGGGCGCGGGAGCCGGAGCCGAGGCTCCCGGCTGCACGTCGCGGATGAAGCAGGCCTTTTTCACGTTGACGATGGGGTCCACGCCCCACTCCTCGACTGTGCACTTGAAGCCGTCCGTGCCGATGCCGGTGGCGAACTTGCCCTGCGCCCCGAAGGCGGCCTCCTTCTTGCCCTGGAACTTGCAGTCCTCGAACTCCATCGAGCAGTACTCGAAGCCCGCCGGACCCGTGGGCCGCCCTGCCGAGGGAGCGGGAGCGGGCTGGGGCTGAGGTTGGGGTTGCGGCTGCGGCTGCGGCTGGGGTTGGGGCTGCGGCGCGGGCCGGTTGCCCTCCAGGTTCACCCCGAGCTTCCCGAGGGCGCCGGGCACGTTGATCACCCCGTAGCCGACGTTGTTGTTCTTGCTGCCCGCGTTGCTCGCGCTGGAGTAGAGGGCCTGCTTCACTGCGTCCACGCCCGTGCCCGGCTTGGCGCCCAGCATCAGGGCGACCGCGCCCGCCGCGATGGGGCTCGCCTGGCTGCTGCCGCTCAGGGCCCCGTACTGCCCGTTCG encodes:
- a CDS encoding DUF4377 domain-containing protein; this translates as MKRHLALLAACLPLLCACSQASVPEQLTLYTDSVLVECGGFTVPGSIACFQTYRLPENTPYHRFFRNEIQGFTFEAGSEYTLLVSVKRIENPPADGSSLEYTLIGVLDQRRP
- a CDS encoding CBS domain-containing protein, producing the protein MPTLRDIMTPNPIAVDPQATLKEVATLMLEQDIGAVLVMEGDRPTGIITDRDIVIRAVAYGHDYGTAVTDYTTGDVFTMDADTSVEDAADEMGRQQLRRIPVTENGRVVGMVSLGDLAVRAIGNADEQALQGVSVPSENNNS
- a CDS encoding S8 family peptidase; the encoded protein is MRTKKAILLLGAALALGGGATASAGSLSPTLLERAKRGDQSTVGVIVRFKFANDARGRGLFKNARQQLQNRINQLGPAAGFVAQALSSGRATQLWLDQSVYLPMTPVQARVLATLPFVDTVFENFRVQVPRAVALSQSSAPSGTPWHLQSIGAPQAWAAGFRGQNVRIGHLDTGIDPNHPELAGKLAAFAEFDANGDRTNAGPRDSTNHGTHTAGLLVGKSVGVAPDARLISALVLPNGEGTFAQVIAGMQYVLDPDNNADTDDGADVVNMSLGIPGTYDEFITPVQNMLKAGVVPVFAIGNFGPNSSTTGSPGNIPDVVGVGAVDRSGQVASFSSRGPVAWQGQINGVFVKPDVAAPGVEITSSFPNGQYGALSGSSQASPIAAGAVALMLGAKPGTGVDAVKQALYSSASNAGSKNNNVGYGVINVPGALGKLGVNLEGNRPAPQPQPQPQPQPQPQPQPQPAPAPSAGRPTGPAGFEYCSMEFEDCKFQGKKEAAFGAQGKFATGIGTDGFKCTVEEWGVDPIVNVKKACFIRDVQPGASAPAPAPAPAPAPAPAPTPAPSAGKKPSVLLVDDDMGQGADVTGALRDAVKANAASGGAFVWNVQAQGPVPLSELRQADLVVWATGEQYQNTLTAQDQNTLRQYLAGGGRLLVTGQDIGYDIGAGDFYRDVLKTRFVADSGGTPKLVTRGAFGNTAFTLNADGSAKNQYYPDVIADLGGSAVVAGWGSANANAGTITAQSIRVDANRSRAQQKVQDPRGLVERLAANVVGTILRQVFQGQQPSARPRVTAQNAGENAGAIVVNDAGKYRTVNMGFGLEGLSPQSRSALMKTSFDWLMR